The genomic region ttgggcaagtcacttcacttctctgggcctcagttccctcctctgtcaaatggtgatgaagactgggagccccccgtgggacaacctgatcaccttgttacgtccccagcgttagaacagtgctttgcacatagtaagcgcttaacaaatgccctcatcatcatcatcttagctATAATTCAGCCCTACTATTGGTCTAGCAGCAAGAACACTGATTTGGGAATAAgaaaactgggttctagtccagattATGCTTGTGGTTGGATACTTTGAGCAAAGACCCTTTTTAAGTACGtaccaggtgctatactaagccctggggtagatacgagataatcagatagtccctgccccacagagggctcacagtcataatccccattctgcaggtgagataactgaggtatagaggacctaagtgacttgcccaaggtcacacagcattcaagtggcagagctgggattagaacccaggataaggccttctcgactgtaaatgtagtgtgggcagggattgtctctctttattgctgaactgtactttccaagcgcttagtacagctcaataaacaccaatgaatgaatgaatgaatgaataatgtaccttcccaagtgctctgtgtgcagtaagtgctcaataaataccactgactgattgattgactgattggcctaAAGACTGCTCATGTGCTGGGCAAGTTTCCATAACCCTGCTTGCCCACTCGCTCATTGCATTCTGGCACCGCCCAAACCACTATCACAATAATCAGTTCCTCGGCacagattagttcagtgctcctcgcttagtacagtgctctgcgcacagtaagtgctcaataaataccacggattaacTGCATCTCGGTTCTGAAGTTGCAggtgcaaaataaataccattgattgatggattgattggaggggCTAAACGTCTTAGCGTCCTTAATTTTATTTGttgattcaatcagtggtattattgagtgcttattgtgggtagggcactgtattgagcgttggtagacacttgccttgcccacaaggaccttaaagtCAAgagacggggaagacagacattaatataaatgaataaattgcaaaaGTGTACATAAGTAGTCCACTCTCAGgtttgcatctggagagtttccagtactttattagtctcggctacgggagggacagtcaagcaggggcaaacccattctattcctacttgggcagcggctagcgagtggaaggcaatccgctacaagtcaaaatcaatcaatcaatcaatcgtatttactgagcgctcactgtgtgcagagcactgtactaagcgctcatctaggctgggcagcagcggtgtaggagagagtcgagggcagagactcgtgcTTCCTGCAGGATaggcgacaatggtaaaccacgtccgtgtttttaccaagaaaaccactaccagaacgactgcagagggagagtggggtgttctgcgTCCATGgtattgctatgggttggaaacgactcgacggctaAGACAAGactcttgtatatatatatatactttgcacatagtaagcgcttaataaatgccatcattattacaacagcAGAGGCGGCAGTatttactaaatcaatcaatcaatcaatcgtatttattgagcgcttactatgtgcagagcactgtactaagcgcttgggaagtacaaattggcatcacatagagacagtccctacccaacagtgggctcacagtctaaaagggggagacagagaacagaaccaaacataccaacaaaataaaataagtaggatagaaatgtacaagtaaaataaataaataaataaataaatagagtaataaatatgtacaaccatatatacatatatacaggtgctgtggggaagggaaggaggtaagacggggggatggagagggggacgagggggagaggaaagaaggggctcagtctgggaaggcctcctggaggaggtgagctctcagcagggccttgaagggaggaagagagccagcttggcggatgggcagagggagggcattccaggcccgggggaatacTAAATACCAACTTGGTGTGCTGCTCTGTAGTAGACACTACAGTAGGGAATAACCAAGCGGCATACACCTTCTCCACCTGGAGCCTACGCTCTAACTCGGGAGAAAAACCACAATATTATATCACGGTCAAAAGAAACATcactgtcatgagaagcagcgtggctcagtggtaacaacacaggcttgggagtcagaaggtcaggagttctaatcctaactccgccacttcacggctgcgtgaccttgggtaagtcacttcacttctctgtgcctcagttacctcatctgtaaatggggattgagactatgagccccatacgggacagggactgtgtccaatccgattagcttgtacctactcctgcgcttagtacagtgcctggcacaaaataagcacttaacaactaccacaattattagtagcgttattattattaaattgagcGGACATATATGCATGAATACTAAAGGCGGAGAACATAAATTCGTCTGAGCTCTGATGGGATGTGGGAGAAATGAAAAGAGAATGAATGCATTTTCTTCTTTCTCGGTTAAATTTTACATCAAAGTCCCTTCCTAGACTTAAGTGGCCCATTCTCTCTTCATGCCCAGGAGGGAATCAGATTCATTATCTTCGCTTTGCTCtttacaaaatgaaatgaaagacCACAAAGTCTCTTATGAAAAATATTAATTTTTATAAAAAATTTTAATTTTTATAAAACGACGTCTCCTCTGTATTCCCGTACCAGTTACTGGATTCACATTCAAATTGCCACTTGTGAATTTTCTAGGAAAattatcaatttttttttccccaaaaaattaATCCCTGTGGAGTCTTTCTGGATGGGAGGACTGTTCTCTCTAAGTATTCAGATGATTGTTTTGTGCCTCGTAAAGGCTGggttcataaaaaaaaaagtaattccaAATTCTTTCCACAGATATAATGTCTTTGCTGAAACTGATGTCCCAGCAAGGGAAAAAGTTGAGGTAAGTAACTTGGCAACTTTTTTCTTCAGCAAtattgaaaaggaaaagaaagattaGCATTAGGCCCACTGGGATATAACTCTGAATTCGCAAAACAGGTCTCTTGCAGTGCCATTCAATATAAAACATTCATTTCTCAGCGTGAGTGCCTCCTGATTATTCAAAATGAAATGTCACAGTTCATTTCAAAGTAGCTTTAATGCTCAttaatggatttgaggaggggaagagatctGGCAACAGTGAATACAGTGGCCCGTTTACATGATCTTGTCATCCCTTTAAACGGTAAGATCTttggggagcagggaatgtgtctaccaagtatgttactctgtactctcccgagtgtttagtacagtgttctgcacacagtaagctgcaataaacatgactgactgatttgatcGATCGGTCCTTCTCATTCAAAGTTGATTCCATGCATGACGATATTTCCTCTGTGCATAAGCACAGAGCAATACAgaccatggtacttattgagtgcttattgtgtgcagggcactgtactaagcacttgggagagtacaacaagctTAGAAGCTTACCTTCTAAGCCCAGCACTTCTGCCCTTTGTTTTCTCTGCAATAATGTGGCAATGTAAGCCTTTGGCCAATCCCAGTGCTTTATTGAGGGCTCACGTTCTACCCACTTGCTCTTGCCCTTAGTCTTTTTAGgactactatttattttgttaatgatgagcacatacctttaactctatttgttctattttgacacctgtctagaagggggagatagacgacaaaacaaaacacggagacaggtgtcaaaatggaacaaacagaattaaagctatgtgctcatcattaacaaaatgacatTGATGGcatgttattctgtactctcccaagtgtttagtacagtgttctgcacacagtaagctgcaataatcatgactgattgatttgatcgaTCGGTCCTTCTCATTCAAAGTTGATTCCATGCATGACAATATTTCCTCTGTGCATAAGCACAGAGCAATAAATaccacggtatttgttgagtgcttattgacaTAGGAGTATATTCCTGAAATTTCTCCTACTGAAAGCAAGAAGAATACCTGGGAAGGGGGACAAAGAAgccctatatcatcatcatcatcagtggtattgattgagcgcttactagactatgagcccgttgtgggtagggattgtctctatttgtcgctgaactgtacttcccaagcgcttagtatagtgctctgcacacagtaagtgctcaataaatacgactgaatgaatgagtgaatgtgcagagcactcactgtactaagcgcttgggagagtccaatacagccgagtcggcagacacgttccctgcccacaacgagcttgcagcctGCAGAATTCCCAGGCTCTCCAGAGCAGACCTGCTTTCGCGGTCAAATGTTTAAGACGAGCCACCCGcaattcttctcctctttcccgctcAAGGACTTCTCATCCTCCACATTCAGGCAGTAGTTGCAGAGTTGttgggattaattcattcaattgtatttattgtgcgcttattatgtgccaaacacagttctaagcacttgtgagatcATCTGGCAAAGCCCACATGGCAGTGCTGGTCAAGTCCTTTCCTTCAGTTTGTTATTTCGATTGGAGTTCTTCTTAAAGCGCCTATGATGGAGTCTTAAAGTCTTAAAGACcctactgaggaaactgagacccagggagatGAATATCTTGCCCCGTtttttgtgttttatttttttaatttcaaaATGAGATTCGCATCGTTTTTTAGGGCGGAATAAAATGTGTGACAATGTAACTAGCAGAAAAGTTTGAACATTATAGTCTATAGTGAATACTTTTTAAGCATTATTGTCACTACTGACaagcctagaatcaatcaatcaatcaatcgtatttattgagcgcttactgtgtgcagagcactgtactaagggcttgggaagtacaaattggcaacatatagagacagtccctacccaacagtgggctcacagtctaaaaagggggagacagagaacaaaaccaaaacaaactaacaaaataaaataaatagaatagatatgtacaagtaaaatagatagagtaataaatatgtacaaacatatatacatatatacaggtgctgtggggaagggaaggaggtaagatggggggatggagagggggacgagggggagaggaagaaagaacctgggcctcagagcccaaggacctgggttctaattttggctctaccaTTTTCCTGTTgcatgtgaccttaggtgagtcacctaacttctctgggcctcagtttcctcacctgtaaaatggggatttgatacccgttcccccttttccttagactgtgagccgcatgtggagtggggactgggtctaacctgattatgttgagcctatcccagtgctcagtacagtgctcggcacgcattATGCGCTTAACCTCCATTCTTAATACTTTCTCTTCCGTCTCAAACTGAACAGGACAAAATGTACCACCTGAAAAGTGACTCAGCTGGCAGCGGGTTTGATCCCGAAGGAGCCGAAATGAGAGAGGAAAGTGACCTGCCTCCGTGGGAAACCATGGAGCGTGAGCTTTTTCGTGGTAAGTCCAGAAACGGAGCCTACTTGCTGGCACTCGGTATTGAGGCCGGGAAATTGAAAATACGAGGGTTTCTATGCCACGTATCAACTGGTAAGGCCAAAACCTCAAAACACTCTTCGTAGATTATCCCTTTAAATCCTCACACCACCTGTATGTGAGGTAACCCTCACTGAAGTCATGTGCCACAGTCATTTCAGAAAGGGAAAACTACTGTGACTCATAAGGTCGCAGCAGGTCAGTGACTGCATAGGTTTTAAAGCTGGATTTTTGCGGTGCTTTAAAATGCCAAGATTAAAGCAAAAGATTCCTCCTTCCCTGTGTGTATGTAAGTAAGGAGTGGCCATCTACCTATTTATCATTATGGAACTATTGAaggagtccattgttgggtagggattgtctctctttgttgctgaattgtactttccaagcgcttagtacagtgttctgcacagagtaagcgctcaataaatatgattgattgaaggaaatatTAAACCTGTCCTTCATCAACCATTTCATATGAGCCCCTTCTGGTACATGCACCAGGAAGGGATGCTGGCAAAATTCTACTTTCTAAATTTGCGGGTCATATTTAAAATACTCTTCCTGTTTGTAGCCAAATTCAGATGGGTTTCAGAGGGCATTTCATGAATACACTACCAAAATACACTGAAAGACAAGCCCTTATCTAGtaatataactaataataatactaataataatgaaatcagtgattactatgtgccaggcactgtactaagcactggggtcgatacaagcaaatcgggttagatgcagtccctgtcccacatggggctcattatcctcattttacagatgaggtatctgaggcccagagaagtgaagtgacttgtccaaggtcatatggcagagacgtggcggagccgggattagaactcaagtcctcttccaggcccgtgttctttccattttttagactgtgagcccactgttgggtagggactgtctctatatgttgccaatttgtacttcccaagcgcttagcacagtgctctgcacacagtaagcgctcaataaatacgatcgatgatgatgactaggccacgctgcttctcaatatatgttGGTAtatgtagtgtaataataataacaacaatggcatttattaagcgcttactatgagcaaagcactgttctaagcgctggggaggttacaaggtgatcaggttgtcccacggggggctcacagtcttaatccccattttacagatgagggaactgaggcccagagaagtgaagtgacttgcccaaagtcacacagctgacaattggcagggccgggatttgaacctatgacctctgactccaaagcccgggctctttccactgagccacactgcttctccgtagcAGCAGCAGTGTAGCAGCAGTCTTAGCTTGATCgagaacagtcatcatcatcatcaatcgtatttattgagcgcttactatgtgcaaagcactgtagtaagcgcttgggaagtacaaattggcaacatatacagacagtccctacccaacattgggctcacggtcttcagatCTGTCCAAAATTGATTTGCTTTCAGCTGCCCCAGCCCAAGGATCCCAGTGTCCCAATTTTGGATCTCTCTCGATAATACACACATCCCAGAATCCCGAGGATACAACCACCCCCACACTTAGTCTCCTTCATTGCACACTCTGGGGACCAAATTGGTAGAGAGTCTCAATATCCTGGGGattttttatgtattttttaaacggtatttgtttagcccttccCATGTGTCAGGCAGGACGAGCTAAtacgggttgggcgcagtccatgtcccacttgtggctTAGCGTATTAATATCCGTATTTCATGGGAGGTAATGGAGACTCAaggaatttaatcaatcaatcaatcaatcgtatttagtgagcgcttactgtgtgcagagcactgtactaagcgcttgggaagtacaagttggcaacatatagagacagtccctacccaacagtgggctcacagtctagaagggggagacagagaacaaaaccaaacatattaacaaaataaaataaatagaatagatatgtacaagtaaaataaataaatagagtaataaatatgtacaaacatatatacatatatacaggtgctgtggggaagggaagcgactttcctgaagtctcacagcaaacaggtggcagagacaggattagaacccaggtctttccgagtCCTAggcccactaggccgtgctgcttactaagcgtcaagcactgttctacgttctacaagtcaatcatgttggacacggtccctatctcatacggggctcatggtcttccaaaacaaggagatcatcatcatcatcatcaatcgtatttattgagcacttactatgtgcagagcactgtactaagcacttgggaagtacaaattggcaacacatagagacagtccctacccaacagtgggctcacagtctaaaagggggagacagagaacaaaaccaaacatagcaacaaaataaaataaatagggtagatatgtacaagtaaaataaataaatagagtaataaatatgtacaaccatatatacatatatacaggtgctgtggggaagggaaggaggtaggacggggggatggagagggggaagagggggagaggaaggaaagggctcagtctgggaaggcctcctggaggaggtgagctctcagcagggccttgaagggaggaagagagctagcttggcggatgggcagagggagagatcaACTTGGCCATGAGAAACCTAGGAGAAAGCTGAGGAGGAGACGCGCTACTAGATTCTCCTTGTCATTTTGCCAGTGGAAAGTCATTTCCTAGACCTTTCTCCTCAACTCTGCCTAAaactcaggccttcccagactgagccccttccttcctctccccctcgtctccctctccatcccccccatcttacctccttcccttccccacagcacctgtatatatgtatatatatttgtacatatttattactctatttatttatttattttacttgtacatatctaccctatttattttattttgttagtatgtttggttttgttctctgtctcccccttttagactgtgagcccactgttgggtagggactgtctctatatgctgccaatttgtacttcccaagcgcttagtacagtgctctgcacatagtaagcgctcaataaatacgattgattgatcgattgattgataaaaagttAAACATAGGATCCTATGGGCTCCTATTGAATGTTACATCATTTTGCCCAGAATGGGAAattaaaaggaaggagagaaatcctCGAAAGATGGCACGGTAGGAAGAAGTCAGTGAAGCAAGGAGGTGATGCACTGATAAGGGAAACTGACGGATTTACAAAACGAGAACTGACCTCCGGATACAGGGGAGCCAAAGCAACCAATGAGCCTTAGAGAAGTGCCAGGTTAGTTTGTTTTGTGGAtgttacttgttaaacacttactatgtgtcaggctctgtactaaacactgaagctaatcaggttagacgccatccctgtcccatgcggggcttacagtcttcatccccattttacagatgaagcgacTGAGGTacccagaagtgaaatgacttgtccaaggtcccacagcagacaagtggcggagccggggttcgaatccagatcctctgactctcgggcccggactctttcctctaggccacgctgcttctcctgctcaaatcaatcgatcaatcgtatttgttgagcgcttactgtgtgcagagcactgtactcagcgcttgggaagtacaagctggcaacatataaactgCTCAAACTAAACAGGTTTCTATTTAGTTTGGGAATTCTCACCTAGATTCTGCCAATGAATAAGAGATTTGGAAAACACAACAAAAATGGACGTTAGGCCGTGAATTCAAAACGTTTGCTGACGTTGAAGGTAAAATCCTGAATTAGCATATGTGTCAGATAGGAACTTGGGGTAAAAGACATAACATGTAGAGTCAAGTAAGATTCCGCTCTGTTTAGCCTCTGGATTCAGATTCAATTTATTCTAGGAAAACTAATGAATGTCATCTTTTCAGTTTTAGACGATTTGGACTGCAAGCTGGCCGAAGAACAAACTCTGAGCACGGGGAATATAGAGCCTCCGATCAACTACGGGGCAGGAACACAGTTTAGTCACCTATTCCCTAGCCGGAACACGGCCACGAATTTCCCGGGTCAATACAGGAGTAACTACAGTGAGAGTTCTAATATGTCCATCTACGATCTCTTGAGGCCAGCGGCTTCCAGAGAAAGTTTTCAAACCGTCTCCTACAGGACAAAGACACTTTATGATATATACGGGACAAAGGAACACAGCCTCTCCGAAGGAGACGGTACGCCCCAGAACACGTTTGGCAGCTCTTCTCTGTGTACCGAATTTAGACGGCGAACCGCCTTTCCTGTTTGGGGACATTTCACGGCCAGCAGTTTACACCTTCCCTCGCCAGGGCAGACGAAGAGTGGATTCGCACCCCAAATCCACCGGCAGAGCCCGAAGAGGACCCCGTTGTCCTCTATCGTCTGGAACACTTCGCATCCTTCCGGAGACTTCCAGAAGCAGGGAGAGTGTCCCAAGGCGGAGTGGCCTATGGAAGTCGGCTGCGCGGACGAGGAAGTGTATCCCCGCTGGTTTCAGGAGAACGGAAAGTATGAATTTTACCGCTCAAAGACGGTCTTTGGGAGCGGTGGGCCAACCGCCCCCAGGGCTCGAGCATTCAGCCGTGAGCCCTTAGATAATTCGGAGAACACGCCACTCTGCCCCTGGGAAAACAAGTTCTCTAGGTCTTGCCCCAGACGCTCCTTTGGGCCGGGTGGTCTCCGGAGATTCAGAGGGggccctgttctgccagcctcaGTGGAAGAGCCCCCTTTCTGGTCTGACTCTTGTCCCGGCAACCTTCTGTCTGACAGAGACTTTGAAATGATTTCAACTGAGGCAAATGACTGGCCCTCTCCAGCGACTCTCAGGGCTGTTCCACCTTCCCGGCAGTGGAGGACCTGTGCTGGGCCACCCGCGGCCAATGTTTCTAAAACCCGGACGGAGTCCCGAGTTCAAGAGCTGGGTTTTGAGACTCACGCAGCCGAGCACACGGACGTGTCGGAGAGCTGGGAGACCCTAACGACCCTGCGGGGGAGGAAGGAATAccggctcaccttctccaggaattcCGAGTCCACCTCTCACAGCACCACTCCCGTTTTCCCCCATCTGGATTTCGGGGGATCAAATATAGTCACAGAAACTCACGCCCCGGAGTTCGGGATACGGGATACGGAGGCATCGGTCCAGAGCCGCCTCCCACCGAGTCTAAACGATACGGGAGGTCATCGGGGCTTGGCTTCTGAGAGGGTTTCGGTTACCTTCCCCGGCGTCAAAGTGAGTGAGCCCGATGAGCCCTCCTCCCACGCTAGAAGAGATCTCACAAAACACGTCGCTCCCAACAGGGATTCTGTCACTGGGCTGCCTGTTGCTCAGAGCCAACCAACCACGTCGTTCACACAGATGGATATCGAGAAAACCCCTAAGGAGCGCGGTTCGGAAAAGGTCGAGGTGCTAGATAAGACGAGCCAGGAAAGCGTGACGAGTGAAACATTACAACCCATCGCTCCCCCGGTGATTTCTGCCACTCGCCCAGATTTTCAGAATTCTCTCTCCAGAGACCCTACTAGCGAGCCAACTGACAGATTCATTTTCAACGCACCCACCACTGCCGTTTCAAGAAGGTCAAGCAGAGTCCCCGCCAGGAGAGACATTTCAAAAATATACATCACCAACAGAAATAAAACAAATGCGCTTAAAAAAGAGACCGAACACAGCAGGGGCAGCAAGCTCGATCCTGGAGCGTCCTCTCCCTTGGCTGATGAAAACAGAACTCGGATATCTTTTCCCTCCCTAAATCGACGTGACCCCCAGGGTGCAGTAATACCTCATGGAGATTTTATGGAAAGAAATGAGGAGAACAGGCCATTACGATCTTCTGGAAGACCACCCGCGCAATCTCAGGAGcagattttactttcccaagtggaggGTGAAAAAGGCAACGCATTTAAAAGTACCACCGCTGCTTCTACTGTCTGTAGCGATTCCCGACTCCATCCTCCAGGACTGTCACCTCATGGCTTTCAAGGTTCTTTGCCAACTTTTTCTCATCATGACTCCCCCCTTACTCCATCTTTAATTTGCGGAACAGAAGAGAAAATGCAGCCAACAAAGAGCCCTTTggtaaaaaatgaagaaaagaccAACTCTTCAAGTCTGGGCCAGTGTCCTTTCAGtccaggaaaagggaaggggaaagtgaggcGCCGTGTATCTTGTATTGAACAATTAAGCAAGCCAGAAAAGCCCTTGACAAAGGAAACTATCAGCAGTTCCGCCCCTGCTCTTCATCCAACTGATCCCAAGTCTCCTGAGCCTCTCACGGTGTATTGCACCTTACCAAGAAAGTCACCCAGTTTTTTTTTCAATGCTTTTCTAAAGTCAGAAAAAGAGAGGATGCCCAACCCAGTCAGAGAAGGGCCCCCTCCATTCCGTGTCCGAAACGATCAAGAGGATCCCGCAGAGAAACCTTTTTTGGGTCAAGCGCATCCCCCTTCCACCGAGGCAGAAAATAAATGCCCTGATGGTTTCCATTCAGTCCCTGCTCCCCAAAACAGAGGCCCTGACATGTCAAATGCATGTCCTGTTGCTGTTAGTACAGGACCACCCCCATTCCAAGTCAAAAGGACTGTGGAAAATTGCTCGGAGGCACATTCATTAGGTAGAGCCGATCAAGAAAACAAGAGTTCTGTTTCCAGAACAGAAGCAGATTCTTCCCCATCAGCTGGGCCAGCTAAAGCCGCTTTTCACACGCAGGGAAATCTCCCATTGATCCAGGATTTCTCTCTACCTCCAGACAGGAGTCTTAACCAAGAAACGAGTCTTCATGTCTGTTCCAAAAGTGACAACAGAATGACTACATCCGAAACGGTTGAATCGGAAGGTGTATTTTCGCTCATAGATGAGAAGCACTCCTCCGAACCCTCGGAAATGTCCGAGATGGACACCGGAAACAGTGTGCAGAAATACAAGACCACGAGCACGTTTACTATCTCGGGGGATGAAGATAATGTCAAATGTCTTGAGCTGGTTTCAATTTATTACACTTTACCGCGGAGACAGTCCAGAAAAATCTGTCACCTCTTCCAGGGTTACACACAAAACAGAGATGAACCCACCAAAAAGTCCCCTGAGATCAGTGACCAAAAATATGAATTTTCTATCGACGTAGCAGATGCAGCTGTCCCTATTGCTTTAGGAGATGAGGGTGTTGACTCTCCTACTCAAATCCTATCAGGAACTACTTCTTCGGATCTAAAGACTGCAGTTAGCCCCTCTGAAAAGGACACCGATTCCCATTCTCAGTGTAATGAAACAGCAGCTGTTTTACAACTACCAAGCCCTGAATATTCTGGACCAGAGAGGCCTTCAGAGCAATCACTGCAGGAATCTGCAGTTGTATTTCCTCTTGCAGTTGACACTGAAGTTTCTCACGGGGAAAAAGAATCTAATAGCCCAAGGGATTGTCCAGTTAGAGCGATCTCAGAGGATTCGCTTAACAAAACAATCGGAATATACTTTTCCTTCACTCCTACAAGTCAGCAAAGAGAGGATCATTGCCAGACGGAACGGGTGTTTTCTCCTAGCTCAT from Tachyglossus aculeatus isolate mTacAcu1 chromosome 20, mTacAcu1.pri, whole genome shotgun sequence harbors:
- the EXPH5 gene encoding exophilin-5 isoform X3, with product MYHLKSDSAGSGFDPEGAEMREESDLPPWETMERELFRVLDDLDCKLAEEQTLSTGNIEPPINYGAGTQFSHLFPSRNTATNFPGQYRSNYSESSNMSIYDLLRPAASRESFQTVSYRTKTLYDIYGTKEHSLSEGDGTPQNTFGSSSLCTEFRRRTAFPVWGHFTASSLHLPSPGQTKSGFAPQIHRQSPKRTPLSSIVWNTSHPSGDFQKQGECPKAEWPMEVGCADEEVYPRWFQENGKYEFYRSKTVFGSGGPTAPRARAFSREPLDNSENTPLCPWENKFSRSCPRRSFGPGGLRRFRGGPVLPASVEEPPFWSDSCPGNLLSDRDFEMISTEANDWPSPATLRAVPPSRQWRTCAGPPAANVSKTRTESRVQELGFETHAAEHTDVSESWETLTTLRGRKEYRLTFSRNSESTSHSTTPVFPHLDFGGSNIVTETHAPEFGIRDTEASVQSRLPPSLNDTGGHRGLASERVSVTFPGVKVSEPDEPSSHARRDLTKHVAPNRDSVTGLPVAQSQPTTSFTQMDIEKTPKERGSEKVEVLDKTSQESVTSETLQPIAPPVISATRPDFQNSLSRDPTSEPTDRFIFNAPTTAVSRRSSRVPARRDISKIYITNRNKTNALKKETEHSRGSKLDPGASSPLADENRTRISFPSLNRRDPQGAVIPHGDFMERNEENRPLRSSGRPPAQSQEQILLSQVEGEKGNAFKSTTAASTVCSDSRLHPPGLSPHGFQGSLPTFSHHDSPLTPSLICGTEEKMQPTKSPLVKNEEKTNSSSLGQCPFSPGKGKGKVRRRVSCIEQLSKPEKPLTKETISSSAPALHPTDPKSPEPLTVYCTLPRKSPSFFFNAFLKSEKERMPNPVREGPPPFRVRNDQEDPAEKPFLGQAHPPSTEAENKCPDGFHSVPAPQNRGPDMSNACPVAVSTGPPPFQVKRTVENCSEAHSLGRADQENKSSVSRTEADSSPSAGPAKAAFHTQGNLPLIQDFSLPPDRSLNQETSLHVCSKSDNRMTTSETVESEGVFSLIDEKHSSEPSEMSEMDTGNSVQKYKTTSTFTISGDEDNVKCLELVSIYYTLPRRQSRKICHLFQGYTQNRDEPTKKSPEISDQKYEFSIDVADAAVPIALGDEGVDSPTQILSGTTSSDLKTAVSPSEKDTDSHSQCNETAAVLQLPSPEYSGPERPSEQSLQESAVVFPLAVDTEVSHGEKESNSPRDCPVRAISEDSLNKTIGIYFSFTPTSQQREDHCQTERVFSPSSSTTFTAEHPLEENPGTMEVRGDKGQHVLQSPPLDNVNHAVHPKGGFANSAHKYATVTSTRWGKKYGRDVNPKEISIPEAAAFFDCSCNLQPMADDQKISDKKRSDSQSKAFPRSVVSPAKSKHQPQGTDNNRQPDLANQQTEPKQSCRADGNNHGFAKQEGERDNDPKGKQTRITGDQGSLSRTTNRNKSNLACPKDKNSELEKRKNRPPVKNKLEAMPKGRRKFSTTDISSRRHVASIFPRRENGTMIREEGVSLDGSRDTPLSPNPISLVLEITKENQSESPCSEEVSSLVPQTPDLDKNEPPVQNVPDSSPNSPTCGETQQNTAGCSKRNTDEGDSVTDSPPKGEDSRKEITERSKKKEATFEKELETQARPILDNLSAVELADHQTRPSPPSSLPFAADAKYGGSSESSWPESSHSPPNIGNPWEWEPEPSLYRSKSLKNLRAPEGKLGPNSQKSRERHFSEEASAGNVPSSMTLGNEFPIGSACKRRFQSFSEVSCDENDKWAMCSQRTGASGPRSVTYISRPIDYGIFGKEQQLAFLENVKRSLTEGRLWRPCFLKNPGFLKDDLNSSPHRDGSLSSASPFSQGSVDGLSPREPLNIYQDVAVDDSDADTDTTTDDEYYLDEIDKESEL